A window from Brevinematales bacterium encodes these proteins:
- a CDS encoding metal-sensitive transcriptional regulator produces the protein MEKKLNVETYKPSHLSHELKENLKNRISRAKGHLESISKMIEEDRACEEIVLQLSAVKSALNETIVKLLEGHMEMCMNNQKDCGNFDAIELVKVLIRTLKSK, from the coding sequence ATGGAAAAGAAACTAAATGTAGAAACATATAAACCATCCCATCTTTCACACGAACTAAAGGAAAATTTAAAGAATAGAATAAGCAGAGCCAAAGGACATCTTGAATCAATATCCAAAATGATAGAAGAAGACAGAGCATGTGAAGAAATAGTACTTCAATTATCAGCAGTCAAATCAGCATTAAACGAAACTATTGTAAAACTTTTGGAAGGACATATGGAAATGTGCATGAACAACCAAAAAGATTGTGGAAATTTCGATGCTATCGAACTTGTTAAAGTACTGATAAGAACTCTAAAATCAAAATAG
- a CDS encoding STAS domain-containing protein: MKVEKVNDIFIVRLSGVINVQSSLDLETQITLLINEKNPRKVIVDFSDVQHISSSGLRVIVSFYKMVISEQGKFAISGLNSNIKKIFKIVELDTVFDIYDTLEEAIQKIS, translated from the coding sequence ATGAAAGTTGAAAAAGTGAATGATATTTTTATAGTAAGGTTAAGTGGTGTTATAAATGTTCAATCTTCTCTTGATCTTGAAACGCAAATTACTTTGCTTATAAATGAGAAAAATCCTCGTAAGGTTATAGTAGATTTTTCTGATGTTCAGCATATATCTAGTAGTGGTTTAAGAGTTATAGTAAGTTTTTACAAAATGGTGATATCAGAACAGGGTAAATTTGCGATATCGGGACTTAATAGCAATATAAAAAAGATATTTAAAATTGTTGAGTTAGATACAGTATTCGATATATATGATACGCTTGAGGAAGCAATACAAAAAATATCATGA
- the gatC gene encoding Asp-tRNA(Asn)/Glu-tRNA(Gln) amidotransferase subunit GatC, translating to MITKEVVKKVAELSRLSFSEEELEKFAEEFSNIVSFVEMIGELDTENIVPSPYPIDIINEQREDIVKPSDKVENMLKNSPKRKGNFIVVPKVIQK from the coding sequence ATGATTACAAAAGAAGTTGTTAAGAAGGTAGCAGAACTTTCTAGATTGAGTTTTTCTGAAGAAGAGCTTGAGAAGTTTGCAGAAGAATTCAGTAATATAGTTTCTTTTGTCGAAATGATAGGGGAACTAGATACTGAAAATATTGTCCCATCACCGTATCCTATTGACATAATAAATGAGCAAAGGGAAGATATTGTGAAGCCAAGCGACAAAGTTGAAAATATGCTTAAAAACAGCCCGAAGAGAAAAGGTAATTTTATAGTAGTTCCGAAAGTTATACAGAAGTAG
- the plsY gene encoding glycerol-3-phosphate 1-O-acyltransferase PlsY, whose product MVWDIVFIVLSFLLGSIPFGKVIASFKGIDITKEGSGNIGATNVFRTVGKFWGVIVLILDALKGAIPTFVVWLFWKSNNITFFLPEVYVFVGVSAILGHIFSPFVGFKGGKGVATSLGVFLVLTPVGTLIGALVFGIFILIFRIVSISSIAATISVFSYLLISSIIQNSLSNNYVLISTTFLVMFLIIIRHSSNIKRLLKGEEKKIV is encoded by the coding sequence ATGGTGTGGGATATAGTTTTTATAGTATTATCTTTTCTTTTAGGGAGTATTCCATTTGGTAAAGTAATTGCGTCGTTTAAAGGAATTGATATAACTAAAGAAGGTAGCGGAAATATTGGAGCTACTAATGTATTCAGGACAGTTGGTAAATTTTGGGGTGTTATAGTTTTGATACTTGATGCTTTGAAAGGTGCTATACCTACGTTCGTTGTTTGGTTGTTTTGGAAGAGTAATAACATAACATTTTTCTTACCAGAAGTTTATGTGTTTGTTGGGGTGTCTGCTATATTGGGACATATATTCTCTCCATTTGTTGGATTTAAGGGAGGTAAGGGGGTGGCTACTTCATTAGGTGTTTTCCTTGTTTTGACACCGGTTGGGACACTTATCGGTGCACTCGTTTTCGGGATATTTATTCTTATCTTTAGAATAGTATCAATATCTTCGATTGCTGCTACTATATCTGTATTTTCTTACTTACTTATTTCTTCAATAATTCAGAATAGTTTATCGAATAATTATGTTTTAATTTCAACTACCTTTCTTGTTATGTTTTTGATAATTATTAGGCATTCTTCAAATATCAAGAGACTTTTAAAAGGAGAAGAGAAAAAAATAGTATGA
- the groL gene encoding chaperonin GroEL (60 kDa chaperone family; promotes refolding of misfolded polypeptides especially under stressful conditions; forms two stacked rings of heptamers to form a barrel-shaped 14mer; ends can be capped by GroES; misfolded proteins enter the barrel where they are refolded when GroES binds): MAKIISFGENARQSLLRGIEKLANTVKVTLGPRGRNVILERKFGAPLVTNDGVTIAKEIELEDPYENMAAQLVKEVATKTNDVAGDGTTTATLLTYAIVKEGIKNVTAGANPMMIKRGIDKASEKIAEEIKKIAKQVQSSDDIKNVATISANNDTKIGDLLAQAMDKVGRDGVITVEEGKSLETTLEVVEGMQFDRGYISPYMVTNADTMTAELENPFILIYDKKLSSVREIVPLLEKVAQSGKPLLIIAEDVEGEALATLIYNKLRGGLLSVAVKAPAFGERRKAMLEDIAILTGGQVISEEKGMKLENATVDMLGRAQKVKVDKENTTIINGAGNSKDIQARIAQIKKQIQETTSDYDREKLQERLAKLSGGVAVIKVGGATEVEVKERKARIEDALHATKAAVEEGIVPGGGVTYLYLASKLDDIKIDFPEEKIGIEIVKKALEAPLYQICENAGIDGAVAIERVKNNKFGYGYNALTDKWVDDLAKDGVIDPAKVVRSAIQNAISIAALILTTETLVSEKPEKKKDSTSQPGMGDFEY; encoded by the coding sequence TAGAAATGTAATACTTGAAAGGAAATTTGGAGCACCTCTTGTGACTAATGATGGCGTAACCATAGCAAAAGAAATTGAGCTTGAGGATCCTTATGAAAATATGGCAGCCCAACTTGTTAAAGAGGTTGCCACAAAAACGAATGATGTTGCTGGTGATGGAACAACTACAGCAACGTTGTTAACTTATGCTATTGTTAAAGAGGGTATAAAGAACGTTACTGCTGGTGCTAATCCGATGATGATAAAAAGAGGAATTGACAAAGCATCTGAAAAAATAGCTGAAGAGATAAAAAAGATAGCAAAGCAGGTTCAATCTAGTGATGACATAAAGAATGTAGCTACAATTTCAGCTAATAATGATACTAAGATAGGAGATCTACTTGCTCAGGCAATGGATAAAGTGGGTAGAGATGGTGTTATAACTGTAGAAGAAGGTAAATCTCTTGAAACAACTCTTGAGGTTGTAGAAGGTATGCAATTTGATAGAGGATACATATCTCCTTATATGGTGACTAATGCAGATACAATGACTGCTGAACTTGAGAATCCATTTATATTGATTTATGACAAGAAGCTTTCTTCGGTAAGAGAAATTGTACCACTTCTTGAAAAGGTTGCTCAATCTGGTAAGCCTCTTCTCATAATAGCAGAAGATGTTGAAGGAGAAGCATTAGCAACGCTTATATACAATAAGCTGAGAGGTGGGTTGCTAAGTGTTGCTGTTAAAGCTCCTGCTTTTGGTGAAAGAAGAAAGGCTATGCTTGAAGATATAGCAATACTTACTGGTGGTCAGGTTATATCTGAAGAAAAAGGAATGAAACTAGAAAATGCTACTGTTGATATGCTTGGTAGAGCACAGAAAGTTAAGGTTGATAAAGAAAATACCACTATTATAAACGGTGCTGGAAACTCAAAGGATATACAAGCAAGAATTGCTCAAATAAAGAAGCAAATTCAAGAAACAACATCAGATTACGATAGAGAGAAACTTCAAGAAAGGCTTGCTAAACTATCTGGTGGTGTTGCTGTTATCAAAGTTGGAGGTGCTACAGAAGTTGAGGTAAAAGAAAGAAAAGCAAGAATAGAGGATGCTTTACATGCTACGAAGGCGGCTGTAGAAGAGGGTATAGTTCCTGGTGGTGGTGTAACTTATCTATATCTTGCTTCTAAACTAGATGATATAAAGATTGACTTCCCTGAAGAAAAAATAGGTATTGAAATTGTTAAGAAAGCTCTTGAAGCGCCTTTATATCAGATATGTGAGAATGCAGGGATTGATGGAGCTGTTGCGATAGAAAGAGTTAAGAATAATAAGTTTGGTTATGGATACAACGCATTGACAGATAAATGGGTTGATGATCTTGCAAAGGATGGTGTTATTGATCCAGCAAAGGTTGTTAGAAGTGCTATACAGAATGCTATAAGTATAGCAGCATTAATTCTAACAACCGAAACACTTGTATCAGAGAAACCTGAAAAGAAGAAAGATTCAACATCTCAACCAGGTATGGGAGATTTTGAGTATTAA
- a CDS encoding sigma-70 family RNA polymerase sigma factor — protein MYKKSKEIKENLEGFHYVDEIENEDNFETGDENNDETYNDIDDEIPESDTLSEDIYSEDNDLDSSSENTISDKSNNTSSEEDEDDIDIEKEIMSIPAVKKVISLGSIKGKITYEEINDLLPEDFDPEKVEYLFNILQKMGIEIIEDIKNDEEIDPKLINIDGFSTNDNPLRIYMKKIGYVKLLTHEEEIELTKQMEEGNQEIYRVANESGVIIFEVKRALDRAKESRSKLYEVLSLPRIYSFSPKDRKALSERIKKLRDIVSWGLKRIKTIHEQYPPEVVPVKEVEEVRKVLLDEIKDLNLNIDLIKRSADRIIDLYNETKNNLKILRDIELKYSKPVDEIEQMEDLKYLDDYFLYEAELTDDDLITDIARIKRAKAAINKIKRQLNIEDLSLLDEWYSRVKAAKEKIEKAKHKLIEANLRLVVSIAKKYVNKGLSLFDLIQEGNIGLMKAVEKFEYKKGFKFSTYATWWIKQAITRSISEQSRTIRIPIHLIEYVNEIRKVEKELMEELGRQPMNHEIAERMGVPEARIAQILNSMKDPISLDSPTARSEDANIGDFIEDVKSVNPYTKTMNNLLSEVIEQVLSTLPKREQKVLKMRFGLEDGYVHTLEEVGYIFKVTRERIRQIETKALKKLKSPEIKNILKEYFDM, from the coding sequence ATGTATAAAAAGTCAAAAGAGATTAAAGAAAACTTGGAAGGATTTCACTATGTAGATGAAATTGAAAATGAAGACAACTTCGAAACAGGAGACGAAAATAACGATGAAACATATAATGACATAGACGATGAAATCCCTGAAAGTGACACTCTATCTGAAGACATATACTCAGAAGATAACGATCTTGATAGTTCTTCTGAGAACACAATTTCAGACAAATCTAACAACACAAGCAGTGAAGAAGATGAAGATGATATTGACATAGAAAAAGAAATAATGAGTATTCCAGCAGTAAAAAAAGTCATATCTCTTGGTTCAATAAAAGGCAAAATAACTTATGAAGAGATTAACGATCTTCTACCCGAAGATTTTGACCCTGAAAAAGTCGAATACCTATTTAATATCCTACAAAAGATGGGAATAGAAATAATAGAAGACATAAAGAACGATGAAGAAATTGATCCAAAACTTATAAATATTGACGGTTTCTCAACTAATGATAACCCACTTAGAATATACATGAAAAAAATAGGTTATGTAAAACTACTAACACACGAAGAAGAAATAGAACTTACGAAACAAATGGAAGAAGGTAACCAAGAAATCTATAGAGTTGCAAACGAATCTGGTGTAATAATATTTGAAGTTAAGAGAGCATTAGATAGAGCAAAAGAAAGTAGAAGCAAACTATACGAAGTGCTTTCTTTGCCGAGAATATACAGTTTTTCACCCAAAGATAGAAAAGCATTGTCCGAAAGGATAAAAAAACTTAGAGATATAGTTAGTTGGGGGCTTAAGCGAATAAAAACCATACACGAGCAATATCCACCTGAAGTTGTACCAGTTAAAGAAGTTGAAGAAGTTAGAAAAGTGCTACTTGACGAAATAAAAGATCTCAACCTTAATATAGATCTCATAAAGAGAAGCGCTGACAGAATAATAGACCTATATAATGAAACAAAAAATAATCTCAAGATTCTCAGAGACATAGAGCTCAAATATAGCAAACCTGTTGATGAGATAGAACAAATGGAAGATCTTAAATACCTAGATGATTACTTTTTATACGAAGCCGAACTTACAGATGATGACCTTATAACAGACATAGCAAGAATAAAAAGGGCAAAAGCTGCTATAAATAAGATAAAAAGGCAGCTAAATATTGAAGATTTATCCCTACTAGATGAATGGTATTCTAGAGTAAAAGCAGCAAAAGAAAAGATTGAAAAAGCAAAACATAAATTGATAGAAGCAAACTTAAGACTAGTTGTATCAATAGCAAAGAAATATGTAAACAAAGGTTTATCATTGTTTGACCTAATTCAAGAAGGTAATATAGGCCTAATGAAAGCTGTTGAAAAGTTTGAATACAAAAAAGGTTTTAAATTTTCAACGTACGCCACTTGGTGGATAAAACAAGCAATAACAAGATCTATATCTGAACAATCAAGAACTATAAGAATTCCAATACATCTTATAGAATATGTTAACGAAATAAGAAAAGTTGAAAAAGAACTCATGGAAGAGTTAGGAAGACAACCTATGAACCATGAAATAGCCGAAAGAATGGGAGTACCAGAAGCAAGAATAGCACAGATACTTAACTCAATGAAAGATCCGATATCCTTAGACAGTCCAACTGCAAGAAGTGAGGATGCTAACATTGGCGATTTTATAGAAGATGTAAAATCCGTAAATCCGTATACCAAAACTATGAACAATCTACTATCAGAAGTTATAGAACAAGTTTTATCAACTCTGCCCAAAAGAGAACAAAAAGTGCTAAAAATGAGATTCGGCCTAGAAGATGGTTATGTCCATACTCTTGAAGAAGTAGGATATATATTCAAAGTTACAAGAGAAAGAATAAGACAAATTGAAACAAAGGCTCTCAAAAAACTCAAAAGCCCAGAGATAAAGAACATCCTAAAAGAATATTTTGACATGTAA
- the panC gene encoding pantoate--beta-alanine ligase: MRIIHKPEEIQREMISLKKCNKTIGFVPTMGALHDGHLSLVRQSKKDNDVTVVSIFVNPIQFGPSEDYDRYPRQFDKDRKILEKEAVDYVFYPSVDDMYPDGFETYVNLEKLPNHLCGLSRPGHFKGVATVVSKLFNIVQPDRAYFGQKDYQQAQIIKKMVRDLNFPIEIVMMPIVREEDGLAMSSRNVYLSDEERQRALYVYKTLQKAREIILSGSRDVAEIRKTLSNFIEPFVSKVDYIEIIDPETLDSLKEIPQKGSVVVAIAVFIGRTRLIDNEIISL, translated from the coding sequence ATGAGAATAATACACAAACCAGAAGAAATTCAGAGAGAAATGATAAGTCTAAAAAAATGTAATAAAACAATAGGATTTGTGCCTACTATGGGAGCTCTACACGATGGGCACTTGTCGCTAGTTAGGCAGTCAAAAAAAGACAATGACGTTACAGTAGTTAGTATTTTCGTAAATCCAATACAATTTGGTCCTTCGGAAGATTATGATCGTTATCCTAGGCAGTTTGATAAAGATAGGAAAATACTCGAAAAGGAAGCAGTAGATTATGTTTTTTATCCTTCTGTAGATGATATGTATCCCGATGGATTTGAAACTTATGTAAACCTTGAGAAGCTACCTAATCATCTTTGTGGACTTTCGAGGCCAGGACATTTCAAGGGAGTTGCTACTGTTGTTTCAAAACTTTTTAATATAGTTCAACCTGATAGAGCTTATTTCGGACAAAAAGATTATCAACAGGCGCAGATAATAAAAAAGATGGTAAGAGATTTAAACTTTCCCATAGAAATTGTAATGATGCCTATAGTTAGAGAAGAAGATGGACTTGCTATGAGTTCTAGAAATGTTTATCTGTCTGATGAAGAAAGACAAAGAGCATTGTATGTGTATAAAACACTACAGAAAGCTAGAGAAATTATCCTTTCTGGTAGCCGTGATGTAGCTGAGATAAGAAAGACACTTTCTAACTTTATAGAGCCATTTGTGTCAAAGGTTGATTATATAGAAATAATTGATCCTGAAACGCTTGATAGTCTTAAAGAAATACCTCAAAAGGGTAGTGTTGTAGTGGCTATAGCGGTTTTTATAGGTAGAACTAGGTTAATCGATAATGAGATAATTAGCTTGTGA
- a CDS encoding TonB family protein, translating to MNDGMFKYFMISVLIHTFVIFLVLFNWNVPFPKLRNDSHNHDKMLLLIKFSLDNQKLQQVEDKKKGVTKQTETHKVVDGQSVQSQNLVENVNEVTYETERSIKTEGQIIPPRILSNPPINYPLSARIKRIEGKVSIEIVISTNGRVKDCNVVQSSGSSLLDNEAIKYVKNILFEPARDEFGNPIEFNTIYVVHFVLR from the coding sequence ATGAATGATGGTATGTTTAAGTATTTTATGATATCTGTTTTGATACACACTTTTGTGATATTTTTAGTGTTGTTTAACTGGAATGTACCCTTTCCGAAACTTAGGAATGATAGTCATAATCATGATAAGATGCTTTTACTCATAAAATTTAGCCTAGATAACCAAAAGTTACAACAGGTTGAAGATAAAAAAAAAGGTGTTACTAAACAGACAGAAACTCATAAAGTAGTTGATGGACAAAGTGTTCAAAGTCAAAACTTAGTTGAGAATGTTAATGAGGTAACTTACGAAACTGAAAGATCAATCAAAACTGAGGGACAAATAATTCCACCTAGGATATTATCTAATCCACCTATAAACTATCCATTATCTGCTAGAATAAAAAGGATAGAAGGTAAAGTTTCTATTGAAATTGTCATATCAACGAATGGTAGGGTGAAGGATTGTAATGTAGTACAAAGTAGTGGTAGTAGTTTATTAGATAATGAAGCTATAAAGTACGTAAAAAATATATTATTTGAACCTGCTAGAGATGAATTTGGTAATCCAATTGAGTTTAACACCATTTACGTGGTTCATTTCGTACTCAGATAG
- a CDS encoding GerMN domain-containing protein, with product MPKSKKRETLNRRATKTKRSENRRKNYLGKIMVVILFIIAIVGIVYIIYDFAGNSIKNFVNVFQDNKHYSTEIVKDIPNSLSNTVETNSYTPREKEVLEMIVTNQTDIKPETKTNKQKSTSKNYIDQKNVTSRSALIFYYRVSEDNLVLSSKSINIQDNNLLEVFKSLKKIKSTEKEVSFIRSNVRLIDYKVSDDILILNISDDIEFNEYGGTGVLYAIYQIAYTLGEYAKVKKVLVLIEGTKPNYISGEGIFFQNPIDITKKPKLN from the coding sequence ATGCCTAAGAGTAAAAAAAGAGAGACTCTAAACAGAAGGGCTACCAAAACAAAAAGAAGCGAAAATAGGAGAAAGAATTATCTAGGTAAGATTATGGTAGTTATACTTTTCATTATAGCAATAGTTGGCATAGTGTACATAATTTATGATTTTGCTGGAAACTCCATAAAGAATTTTGTAAATGTATTTCAAGACAACAAGCATTACAGTACAGAAATAGTCAAAGATATACCCAATTCACTATCAAACACAGTTGAAACAAATTCATATACACCACGAGAAAAAGAAGTACTTGAAATGATAGTAACAAACCAAACTGATATAAAACCTGAGACAAAAACAAATAAACAAAAGTCTACTTCGAAAAACTATATCGATCAAAAAAATGTAACAAGCAGATCAGCACTTATATTCTATTACAGAGTTTCTGAAGACAACTTGGTGTTATCATCAAAAAGTATTAATATCCAGGATAACAACTTACTTGAAGTTTTCAAAAGTTTAAAAAAGATCAAAAGCACCGAAAAGGAAGTATCATTTATAAGAAGTAATGTAAGACTGATAGACTACAAAGTTTCTGATGATATATTAATTTTGAACATTTCAGATGACATAGAATTTAATGAGTACGGTGGTACTGGAGTTTTATACGCCATATACCAAATAGCATATACTTTAGGAGAGTACGCTAAAGTCAAAAAAGTACTTGTACTAATAGAAGGTACAAAACCAAATTACATAAGTGGGGAGGGTATATTTTTCCAAAATCCTATAGATATAACTAAAAAACCCAAATTAAACTAA
- the thrC gene encoding threonine synthase produces the protein MIWNGVIQKYRDLIPIITDKTPIVTLLEGNTPLIRAYNLGKELGIDLFVKYEGLNPTGSFKDRGMTVAISKALERGVKATICASTGNTSASAAAYSARAGIRSIVLIPKGYVAIGKLAQAMIYGAIVLEVEGNFDDALNVVKASEDELGIEIVNSINPTRLEGQKTAAFEICDVLGRAPDIQVMPVGNAGNITSYWMGYKQYKDIGKINSLPRMFGIQASGAAPIVYNRVFEKPETIATAIRIGNPARWKEAVVAKDESGGKIIDVTDEEIIDAYKKIASKDGIFMEPASAASVAGLIKLVKTGDIPKGSLVVSIATGNGLKDPNTAISNLPPTFTIKPSIDEVKKFIS, from the coding sequence ATGATTTGGAATGGTGTGATACAGAAATACAGGGATTTGATACCAATAATAACAGATAAAACACCAATTGTTACCCTTTTAGAAGGAAATACGCCACTCATAAGGGCTTATAATCTCGGTAAAGAGTTAGGTATAGATTTATTCGTGAAGTATGAGGGCTTAAATCCTACTGGATCTTTCAAAGACAGAGGAATGACTGTTGCTATATCGAAAGCTTTAGAAAGAGGAGTTAAGGCTACTATATGTGCTTCGACAGGTAATACGTCTGCTTCTGCTGCTGCGTATTCTGCTAGAGCTGGTATAAGATCAATAGTTCTTATACCCAAAGGATATGTTGCAATTGGTAAATTAGCACAAGCTATGATTTATGGAGCCATAGTACTTGAGGTTGAAGGAAACTTTGATGATGCTCTAAATGTTGTTAAGGCTTCAGAAGATGAACTTGGTATTGAAATAGTAAATTCTATAAATCCTACCAGACTTGAAGGACAAAAAACTGCTGCTTTTGAGATATGTGATGTTTTAGGTAGGGCACCTGATATTCAAGTTATGCCAGTTGGAAATGCTGGTAATATAACATCGTATTGGATGGGATATAAACAATACAAAGATATAGGGAAAATAAATTCTCTTCCCAGGATGTTTGGAATACAGGCAAGTGGGGCTGCGCCTATAGTTTATAATAGGGTTTTTGAAAAACCTGAAACTATAGCAACTGCGATAAGAATAGGTAATCCAGCAAGATGGAAAGAAGCAGTTGTTGCTAAGGATGAATCAGGTGGTAAAATAATAGATGTTACTGATGAAGAAATAATAGATGCTTATAAAAAAATAGCATCAAAAGATGGTATATTTATGGAGCCTGCATCAGCAGCATCAGTAGCAGGGCTTATAAAGCTAGTCAAAACAGGAGATATACCGAAAGGATCTCTAGTGGTATCAATTGCTACTGGAAATGGATTAAAAGATCCAAATACAGCAATCTCAAACTTGCCTCCTACCTTTACAATAAAACCATCAATTGATGAAGTGAAGAAATTCATTTCTTGA